A single Defluviitalea saccharophila DNA region contains:
- the rpiB gene encoding ribose 5-phosphate isomerase B, whose product MIAIGSDHGGYQLKQEIIKYLEDKNIDYKDVGCYSTESCDYAQFGKSVAKLVAEGTCDKGIVICGTGIGISIAANKIKGIRAALCHDCFSAQATREHNDANILAMGARVIGPGLALKIVETFLGTEFSNDERHIRRIGQIEEDN is encoded by the coding sequence ATGATAGCGATTGGAAGTGACCATGGCGGCTACCAATTAAAACAAGAAATTATTAAATACTTAGAAGACAAAAATATTGACTATAAGGATGTAGGCTGCTACTCCACCGAGTCCTGCGACTATGCCCAATTTGGGAAAAGCGTAGCGAAGCTGGTTGCAGAGGGAACCTGTGACAAAGGTATTGTGATTTGCGGAACAGGAATAGGTATCTCCATTGCAGCCAATAAAATAAAAGGTATTCGGGCAGCCCTTTGCCATGATTGTTTTTCCGCACAAGCTACAAGAGAACACAATGACGCTAACATACTCGCTATGGGCGCCAGAGTAATCGGACCTGGACTTGCCCTTAAGATCGTAGAAACATTTTTAGGAACAGAGTTTTCCAATGATGAAAGACATATTCGCCGTATTGGACAAATTGAAGAGGATAATTAA
- the upp gene encoding uracil phosphoribosyltransferase produces the protein MGQIYVMDHPLIQHKVSMLRSKETGSKEFRELVEEIAMLMCYEATRDLPLEEIEVETPVAKAKAKALAGKKLGIVPILRTGLGMVDGMLNLVPAAKVGHIGLYRDPETLEPVEYYCKLPYDAPERDIYVLDPMLATGGSASAAIQFIKDKGVQRIRFLCLIAAPEGVERLNKDHPDVDIYVAALDEKLNDHGYIVPGLGDAGDRLFGTK, from the coding sequence ATGGGACAAATATATGTAATGGATCATCCGTTAATTCAACACAAAGTATCTATGCTGCGAAGCAAAGAAACAGGTTCAAAGGAATTTAGAGAATTGGTTGAAGAAATTGCCATGCTCATGTGTTATGAGGCAACAAGAGACTTACCATTAGAAGAAATTGAAGTAGAAACCCCTGTAGCAAAAGCAAAGGCAAAAGCATTGGCTGGTAAGAAATTAGGTATTGTTCCTATTCTTCGCACAGGACTTGGCATGGTGGATGGAATGCTTAATTTAGTTCCAGCAGCTAAAGTAGGACATATAGGATTGTACAGAGATCCGGAAACCTTAGAGCCTGTAGAATATTACTGCAAATTACCTTATGATGCTCCTGAGAGAGATATATATGTTTTAGATCCTATGTTGGCAACAGGAGGCTCAGCTTCCGCTGCTATTCAATTCATTAAGGACAAAGGTGTACAAAGAATCAGATTTTTATGTTTGATTGCAGCTCCTGAAGGGGTTGAAAGACTTAATAAGGATCATCCGGATGTTGATATTTATGTAGCAGCATTAGATGAAAAATTAAATGATCATGGATATATTGTCCCGGGATTAGGAGACGCAGGAGATCGTCTGTTTGGAACAAAATAA